The following coding sequences are from one Tachysurus vachellii isolate PV-2020 chromosome 7, HZAU_Pvac_v1, whole genome shotgun sequence window:
- the LOC132849163 gene encoding uncharacterized protein LOC132849163 isoform X3 — MLSSKQQLKTQMMLYNKKPQNSGAKSVRSLLDMDKPTPGVVEADHIPPKSCLIKLIRNPEMAKSLKTNNKAVYDLVMSMRKDQNGKKQLCMNAFYSDHRRALTTGYSHESRASRDLQTNTLASGDMEKMLMQSFILAHPTCSDHIRNSLGIKHNIETKNSGLSVADCHKYYKDGFDKLVCEYSSKKLIDQNQTGRLMEWVKEERYFDTSAVEYKEIEGAIKDKAVNRRNTDYMRPNYQRREL; from the exons ATGCTGTCATCCAAGCAACAACTAAAGACCCAAATGATGTTGTACAACAAAAAGCCACAGAACTCAGGAGCAAAGTCAGTCAGGAG CCTTTTGGACATGGACAAACCCACTCCAGGAGTCGTCGAAGCAGACCACATTCCACCAAAGAGTTGTTTAATAAAACTTATAAGAAATCCAGAAATGGCGAAATCactcaaaaccaacaacaaggCAGTCTATGATTTAGTGATGAGCATGAGAAAGGACCAGAATGGAAAAAAGCAGCTCTGCATGAATGCATTCTACTCGGATCATCGACGTGCCCTGACCACCGGCTACAGTCATGAGTCCAGAGCAAGCAG AGATTTGCAGACAAACACCTTAGCAAGTGGTGACATGGAGAAAATGCTGATGCAGTCATTCATACTGGCTCACCCGACATGTTCAGATCACATCCGGAATAGTCTCG gaataaaacataacattgaAACCAAGAATTCTGGACTTTCAGTGGCTGACTGTCACAAATATTACAAGGACGGTTTTGACAAACTTGTATGTGAATACAGCAGTAAGAAGCTGATCGACCAAAACCAAACAGGTCGCCTGATGGAGTGGGTGAAAGAAGAGAGATATTTTGACACATCTGCAGTGGAGTATAAAGAAATTGAAGGAGCTATAAAAGATAAAGCTgtaaacagaagaaacacagacTACATGAGGCCAAATTATCAGCGTCGTGAGCTGTAA
- the LOC132849162 gene encoding uncharacterized protein LOC132849162: MGFLGGDVTIHNKTQYKWTVCIETQETWPDPDTYHTFTVGGYGTHVVNIDGPVTIFSTFYINVKYGECSERDCYKNPHLWYIFNPKDEPNFTIRESGDHKQIHLDCNKHYEKKKPTCRNYGKIEDDAREEEERREREKQRRQAQLEHEKRIEEQIRRESELAAEKLSRARETLKEKQRLRGHELHHQTHVMQQLLEAEIEIDEVPKIEKKFSELLCEYQITDEEDSEATLEDRMKTLQNELMVEYCKKHNLSSSCVFSFDTAVGYEALPLRDRLTVLETVLQLVFEEDENDHTHKHDRDFLLDVLELLQDDHPSLAFNLLQNILQTDMQLSTQSKEILCQIAFNNTWKLAEITDFMRYVNRKDKDQVQAILHIAQTYKLEYGNVLKALDKSDPLRWLKGYVDTERHKNADTIISEMRNSNYPENVLTILEDVLVYLETELPKYKRTHLHKNDIQSVKKMVKDLDFTNPDRQVLKSVLVRMSLAVKMCSAVTIQKGKEEKVIEGYLPRLTQLAALVVFLLPKSKTNTGCLLEIGTGEGKSCILAMLAVIHAMRGVKVDIVTSSPVLARRDLEEWSKLYKMFDIKSSAVPPVLNDVSSEEQEELTQEAYKQHVVYSTVGTFAADTLKQEFEKKTTRGDRRFEMVIVDEVDYMTLDNGVQITFLSHESSGLQHMEQVLASIWAIISACRPIEVEETGESMWATRVQNFHTAALIAMIGSDKNDKFSPLEILLPGIELGFYSEEDFENLKESINEKGEKEQGDIENEAWKTIMAKTGIEQQYDLLNVLEMGMEDKVAFNCYIYQPETRKVTQFGEKKTKTNQNIKMLLLENGKACEILSENLLIEATVSQLKSKIKYSQQSTSEEDKESLVIPSFLEKYLENQLPLFVENALKAIQMTKGREYMIERSLKAQGLDVEEDDQHMYHAIIPVDFQASGMLEKRKRWGDGLQQFLEMKHQLTLSPLSNVTNYMSNSNFFKRYLMGKGIFGVSGTLGGDADKGFLARHYKTDSYVIPPHQRQKVTELPAVQVRGGTDQWIQTICATVSKVSKRGQVVLVVCEDVNTANALNDKIAAETKYSVTMYTMSECHNIENQEFSKGRIIITTNLGGRGTDIKVTEEVNRCGGLFVLLTYFTNNRRVEKQVFGRTGRKGTPGMVQVILNHDRLALAYRGHSTEVMRELREEYEVNRIKDMEKEKLAEIEMKEELFSTFCQFLSDFDKHYSTIEKIDLFEVKIKDVHRYFKSFQSKMDYHSALNSLKESWGMWLIFHTDQINIHSDLTHLKEDLIQNLQDTSNKLLQGHSENFYDHIQQALGRTALHLQNKNKCDYGAKTYWKKASDSDNYYRAVALYNQAYITINLAKEGYKSEACSLLKEAEKTLDVYISETSRTLSFCSLSVTRDFEPHHSGSCNLQIQMQARMNIFNSWKQNIKKILDMLGSGSGDFKTVDLTLYSLSTKEDFVSSSELLVNSFVIMALHLCLR, from the exons GGAAAATTGAAGATGATGCACGAGAGGAAGAGGAacgaagagaaagagagaagcagaggaGACAGGCCCAGCTTGAACATGAAAAAAGAATTGAGGAACAGATTAGAAGGGAAAGTGAGCTTGCTGCTGAGAAGCTTTCACGAGCCAGAGAGACACTGAAGGAGAAACAGAGGCTGAGAGGCCATGAGCTCCATCACCAAACTCACGTAATGCAACAGCTTCTGGAGGCTGAAATTGAAATAGATGAG gTTCCAAAAATAGAGAAGAAATTCTCAGAGCTCCTGTGTGAATATCAAATAACTGATGAGGAAGATTCAGAGGCGACATTAGAAGACAGGATGAAAACCCTACAAAATGAGTTAATGGTGGAGTACTGTAAGAAACACAACCTGTCCAGTAGCTGCGTGTTTTCTTTCGACACTGCAGTTGGTTATGAGGCTTTGCCTCTACGTGATAGACTGACAGTGCTTGAGACAGTACTGCAGTTAGTTTTTGAGGAGGATGAAAACgaccacacacataaacatgatCGGGATTTCCTCTTGGATGTGCTCGAACTGTTGCAAGACGATCATCCATCACTCGCGTTTAATCTTTTACAGAACATTCTTCAAACTGATATGCAACTTTCTACACAGAGTAAAGAAATTCTGTGTCAGATTGCGTTCAACAACACATGGAAACTGGCAGAAATAACAGATTTCATGCGTTATGTTAACAGGAAAGACAAAGACCAAGTGCAGGCAATACTTCACATTGCACAGACCTACAAGTTGGAGTACGGGAATGTCCTCAAAGCTTTAGATAAATCTGATCCCCTCAGATGGCTGAAAGGGTATgttgacacagagagacacaaaaatGCTGATACTATTATTAGTGAAATGCGCAACTCAAACTACCCTGAGAATGTCTTGACAATACTAGAGGATGTTCTGGTATATCTGGAAACAGAGCTTCCAAAATACAAAAGAACTCATCTCCATAAAAATGACATTCAGAGTGTAAAGAAAATGGTTAAAGATCTGGATTTTACCAACCCAGACAGACAAGTTCTCAAAAGTGTCCTAGTGCGAATGTCACTCGCAGTAAAAATGTGCTCTGCTGTCACTATTCAAAAGGGTAAAGAGGAAAAAGTCATTGAAGGATATCTTCCCAGATTAACTCAACTTGCAGCCCTGGTGgttttcctgcttccaaaaTCAAAAACCAACACAGGTTGTCTTCTAGAAATTGGGACAGGTGAAGGGAAATCTTGTATATTAGCCATGCTTGCTGTGATCCATGCCATGCGTGGTGTGAAGGTGGACATTGTGACCAGCTCTCCGGTACTCGCCCGTCGTGATTTAGAGGAATGGAGCAAACTTTACAAGATGTTTGACATAAAGTCATCTGCTGTTCCTCCAGTGCTGAATGATGTCTCATCTGAGGAACAAGAAGAACTAACTCAGGAAGCATACAAACAacatgtagtgtatagtacTGTTGGAACATTTGCAGCAGATACACTGAAACAAGAGTTTGAGAAGAAAACAACTCGAGGAGACAGGAGGTTTGAGATGGTCATTGTGGATGAGGTTGACTACATGACCTTGGATAACGGAGTTCAAATAACATTTCTATCCCATGAGTCCAGTGGACTCCAACATATGGAACAAGTCCTAGCAAGCATCTGGGCCATAATATCTGCATGTCGACCAATTGAGGTAGAAGAAACTGGAGAGAGCATGTGGGCAACAAGAGTCCAGAATTTTCACACAGCTGCCCTGATAGCAATGATTGGTtcagataaaaatgataaattttcACCACTGGAGATTCTGTTGCCAGGCATTGAATTAGGCTTTTACTCAGAGGAAGATTTTGAAAATTTGAAGGAATCTATTaatgaaaaaggagaaaaggaacAAGGAGACATTGAAAATGAGGCATGGAAGACCATTATGGCCAAAACAGGAATAGAACAACAGTATGATCTGCTCAATGTTCTTGAGATGGGGATGGAGGACAAGGTGGCATTTAACTGTTATATTTATCAGCCGGAAACAAGAAAAGTGACTCAGTttggagagaaaaagacaaaaactaaCCAAAACATCAAGATGCTGCTACTTGAGAATGGAAAAGCTTGTGAGATCCTGTCTGAAAATTTGCTTATTGAAGCCACTGTTAGCCAGTTGAAATCCAAAATCAAATACTCTCAACAATCTACTtcagaagaagataaagaatCTCTTGTAATCCCTTCTTTCTTAGAGAAATACCTGGAAAATCAGCTGCCATTGTTTGTTGAGAATGCACTGAAGGCCATTCAGATGACCAAAGGCAGAGAATACATGATTGAGAGATCTCTAAAAGCTCAAGGATTAGATGTTGAAGAAGACGATCAACACATGTACCATGCAATAATCCCAGTGGACTTTCAGGCTAGTGGAATGCTGGAGAAAAGAAAACGGTGGGGTGATGGACTACAACAATTTCTGGAGATGAAGCATCAACTAACTTTATCTCCATTATCAAATGTGACAAACTACATGTCAAATTCAAATTTCTTTAAAAGATATCTCATGGGGAAAGGGATATTTGGTGTTTCTGGAACACTAGGTGGAGATGCAGACAAGGGTTTCCTGGCAAGACATTACAAAACGGATAGCTATGTCATACCACCTCATCAGCGTCAGAAGGTTACTGAGCTGCCTGCAGTACAAGTGAGGGGAGGTACTGACCAGTGGATCCAAACTATTTGTGCCACAGTCTCAAAAGTCTCTAAACGAGGACAGGTGGTGTTAGTCGTGTGTGAGGACGTCAACACAGCAAATGCGCTCAATGACAAAATTGCAGCAGAAACTAAATATTCAGTTACCATGTACACGATGAGCGAGTGCCACAACATTGAGAACCAGGAGTTCAGCAAGGGACGGATCATTATTACCACCAACCTTGGAGGACGTGGGACAGACATTAAGGTCACAGAAGAGGTTAATCGCTGCGGTGGTCTCTTTGTGCTACTCACATACTTCACCAATAACCGAAGAGTCGAGAAACAAGTGTTCGGACGAACAGGTCGAAAAGGCACCCCAGGGATGGTCCAGGTAATACTGAACCATGATCGTCTGGCCCTGGCCTACCGAGGCCATTCTACTGAAGTCATGAGGGAACTGAGAGAAGAATATGAAGTTAATCGAATAAAAGACATGGAGAAAGAGAAACTAGCTGAAATTGAAATGAAGGAAGAGCTGTTCTCTACATTTTGTCAGTTCCTTAGTGACTTTGACAAGCATTATAGTACAATAGAGAAGATAGACCTCTTTGAAGTGAAAATTAAAGATGTCCATCGTTACTTTAAATCTTTTCAGAGTAAGATGGACTATCACTCAGCACTGAATTCTTTGAAGGAATCATGGGGTATGTGGCTGATATTTCATACAGACCAGATTAACATACACAGTGACCTTACACACCTGAAAGAAGACTTAATCCAGAACTTGCAGGACACAAGTAACAAACTTTTACAAGGTCACAGTGAAAACTTTTATGACCACATACAGCAGGCTTTAGGAAGAACTGCCTTGCAtcttcaaaacaaaaataaatgtgactaTGGAGCAAAAACTTACTGGAAAAAAGCCTCTGACTCAGACAACTACTACAGAGCTGTTGCACTGTATAATCAGGCCTACATTACCATTAACTTGGCCAAAGAGGGCTACAAAAGCGAGGCATGTTCCTTACTCAAGGAGGCAGAGAAAACCTTAGATGTTTACATATCTGAAACAAGCAGAACATTGAGCTTCTGTTCTTTGTCTGTTACTCGAGATTTTGAACCACACCACAGTGGCAGCTGTAActtacaaatacaaatgcagGCAAGGATGAACATATTTAACTCatggaaacaaaatataaaaaaaatacttgataTGCTTGGATCAGGCAGTGGAGACTTCAAAACTGTGGACTTGACTCTTTATAGTTTATCAACTAAAGAGGATTTTGTTTCTTCTAGTGAACTTCTAGTGAACTCTTTCGTAATTATGGCCTTGCACTTGTGTTTGAGGTGA
- the LOC132849163 gene encoding uncharacterized protein LOC132849163 isoform X1, translating to MSSFGLGLISEGVSDMITGVMGMINGTFDWASWAISKAISIGISLACGGFSVLKRSFSSVKNGARNILNGTTSLKSVACNALKSGKNMFVSACKSTKSMVSSITVKNMTKTSLIKLNLKHASKYAVQELAIQGVNTALNTCINATVQKTFQQGFQNTFKKSVCSILHQNKEFVRALTDFISSRIPKAALQKESGSYRISKSLEKEMMDHTVYNTNLVMNDLLVNCKQIHQVINILSQVWGKSAEYVAHRPYACIKSLLSAASMSTTIYEMYSSIPTKQTIDCNFVPAFLKSMQKEASFEPYDHDGRDKLADVKRLKDDLIDLISEVLSQTMVESFSGSATSLFTKTFTQRLNSVTGKVVGNFLGRHETQSFFVNQQHHHDLKSATECKERTLSEEELNELKCYANTVTDEQKPATALEFHVLTKSNLLDGKGICLSVVDNKGNLLTEETYPGTDPAAGTIKLVLTKTPQTSPGTRGTWSKLTQRAMGKDTPVSGHIDIIRPDGSREIVNSTNQNCLFHAVIQATTKDPNDVVQQKATELRSKVSQEILAKPYKYFKAVKIQNMFNRTNSSNKFKIEAGIRKGDQEKFENFIKDMTPEDIIKAYHLGKVAEYER from the exons ATGTCCTCATTTGGTCTTGGCTTGATCTCAGAAGGTGTGTCTGATATGATCACTGGAGTCATGGGTATGATAAATGGCACATTTGATTGGGCATCGTGGGCGATATCTAAAGCAATAAGTATAGGAATCTCTTTGGCCTGTGGGGGATTCAGTGTTCTCAAAAGATCATTCTCCTCTGTGAAAAATGGTGCACGTAATATTCTCAATGGCACCACATCCCTAAAAAGTGTTGCATGTAATGCCCTGAAATCAGgaaaaaacatgtttgtttcagCATGTAAATCCACCAAATCAATGGTGTCATCAATAACTGTaaagaacatgacaaagacCAGTTTGATTAAACTGAATCTGAAGCATGCAAGTAAATATGCTGTTCAGGAATTGGCAATTCAAGGAGTAAACACTGCTTTGAACACATGCATCAATGCTACAGTCCAAAAGACTTTCCAACAAGGATTTCAAAATACTTTTAAGAAATCTGTATGTTCAATATTACACCAAAATAAAGAGTTTGTTCGAGCACTCACAGATTTCATCAGCTCAAGAATTCCAAAGGCTGCCTTGCAGAAAGAATCTGGTTCTTACAGGATTAGCAAATCCCTAGAGAAGGAAATGATGGACCATACGGTTTACAATACAAACCTTGTCATGAATGATCTCCTGGTAAACTGTAAACAGATACATCAGGTGATTAACATACTCTCACAAGTATGGGGCAAATCAGCAGAGTATGTTGCACACCGACCTTATGCCTGCATCAAGAGTCTTCTGAGTGCTGCAAGCATGTCCACTACTATTTATGAAATGTACTCCTCCATTCCTACTAAACAGACCATTGACTGTAATTTCGTTCCTGCATTTCTGAAGTCTATGCAAAAGGAAGCTTCATTTGAGCCATATGACCATGATGGAAGGGACAAACTGGCAGATGTGAAACGGCTTAAAGATGATCTTATTGACTTAATTTCAGAAGTTCTTTCCCAAACAATGGTGGAGAGTTTTTCTGGGTCTGCCACCTCCttgtttacaaaaacatttactcAACGACTAAATTCTGTTACTGGAAAAGTAGTTGGTAATTTTCTGGGGAGGCATGAAACCCAAAGTTTCTTTGTCAATCAACAGCATCATCATGATCTGAAATCTGCCACTGAATGCAAGGAAAGGACTTTGTCTGAggaagaattaaatgagctcaAGTGCTACGCTAATACTGTAACTGATGAACAAAAGCCAGCAACAGCTTTAGAATTTCATGTACTCACAAAGAGTAACTTGCTGGATGGAAAAGGAATTTGCTTAAGTGTTGTAGATAATAAAGGAAACCTTCTCACAGAGGAGACTTACCCAGGAACTGACCCAGCAGCTGGTACTATTAAACTTGTGCTGACAAAAACACCTCAAACGTCTCCAGG AACAAGAGGAACATGGAGTAAACTGACTCAAAGGGCCATGGGTAAAGACACACCTGTCAGTGGCCACATTGATATTATACGACCTGATGGCTCTCGGGAAATTGTGAACTCCACAAATCAGAACTGTCTGTTTCATGCTGTCATCCAAGCAACAACTAAAGACCCAAATGATGTTGTACAACAAAAAGCCACAGAACTCAGGAGCAAAGTCAGTCAGGAG attctAGCCAAACCATACAAATACTTTAAGGCTGTGAAGATTCAGAATATGTTCAACAGAACAAACAGCTccaataaatttaaaattgaaGCTGGAATAAGGAAAGGAGACCAGGAAAAGTTTGAAAATTTTATCAAAGACATGACTCCAGAGGACATTATTAAAGCTTACCATTTGGGAAAAGTGGCAGAATATGAGAGGTAA
- the LOC132849163 gene encoding uncharacterized protein LOC132849163 isoform X2, translated as MSSFGLGLISEGVSDMITGVMGMINGTFDWASWAISKAISIGISLACGGFSVLKRSFSSVKNGARNILNGTTSLKSVACNALKSGKNMFVSACKSTKSMVSSITVKNMTKTSLIKLNLKHASKYAVQELAIQGVNTALNTCINATVQKTFQQGFQNTFKKSVCSILHQNKEFVRALTDFISSRIPKAALQKESGSYRISKSLEKEMMDHTVYNTNLVMNDLLVNCKQIHQVINILSQVWGKSAEYVAHRPYACIKSLLSAASMSTTIYEMYSSIPTKQTIDCNFVPAFLKSMQKEASFEPYDHDGRDKLADVKRLKDDLIDLISEVLSQTMVESFSGSATSLFTKTFTQRLNSVTGKVVGNFLGRHETQSFFVNQQHHHDLKSATECKERTLSEEELNELKCYANTVTDEQKPATALEFHVLTKSNLLDGKGICLSVVDNKGNLLTEETYPGTDPAAGTIKLVLTKTPQTSPGTRGTWSKLTQRAMGKDTPVSGHIDIIRPDGSREIVNSTNQNCLFHAVIQATTKDPNDVVQQKATELRSKVSQEDREPPGCR; from the exons ATGTCCTCATTTGGTCTTGGCTTGATCTCAGAAGGTGTGTCTGATATGATCACTGGAGTCATGGGTATGATAAATGGCACATTTGATTGGGCATCGTGGGCGATATCTAAAGCAATAAGTATAGGAATCTCTTTGGCCTGTGGGGGATTCAGTGTTCTCAAAAGATCATTCTCCTCTGTGAAAAATGGTGCACGTAATATTCTCAATGGCACCACATCCCTAAAAAGTGTTGCATGTAATGCCCTGAAATCAGgaaaaaacatgtttgtttcagCATGTAAATCCACCAAATCAATGGTGTCATCAATAACTGTaaagaacatgacaaagacCAGTTTGATTAAACTGAATCTGAAGCATGCAAGTAAATATGCTGTTCAGGAATTGGCAATTCAAGGAGTAAACACTGCTTTGAACACATGCATCAATGCTACAGTCCAAAAGACTTTCCAACAAGGATTTCAAAATACTTTTAAGAAATCTGTATGTTCAATATTACACCAAAATAAAGAGTTTGTTCGAGCACTCACAGATTTCATCAGCTCAAGAATTCCAAAGGCTGCCTTGCAGAAAGAATCTGGTTCTTACAGGATTAGCAAATCCCTAGAGAAGGAAATGATGGACCATACGGTTTACAATACAAACCTTGTCATGAATGATCTCCTGGTAAACTGTAAACAGATACATCAGGTGATTAACATACTCTCACAAGTATGGGGCAAATCAGCAGAGTATGTTGCACACCGACCTTATGCCTGCATCAAGAGTCTTCTGAGTGCTGCAAGCATGTCCACTACTATTTATGAAATGTACTCCTCCATTCCTACTAAACAGACCATTGACTGTAATTTCGTTCCTGCATTTCTGAAGTCTATGCAAAAGGAAGCTTCATTTGAGCCATATGACCATGATGGAAGGGACAAACTGGCAGATGTGAAACGGCTTAAAGATGATCTTATTGACTTAATTTCAGAAGTTCTTTCCCAAACAATGGTGGAGAGTTTTTCTGGGTCTGCCACCTCCttgtttacaaaaacatttactcAACGACTAAATTCTGTTACTGGAAAAGTAGTTGGTAATTTTCTGGGGAGGCATGAAACCCAAAGTTTCTTTGTCAATCAACAGCATCATCATGATCTGAAATCTGCCACTGAATGCAAGGAAAGGACTTTGTCTGAggaagaattaaatgagctcaAGTGCTACGCTAATACTGTAACTGATGAACAAAAGCCAGCAACAGCTTTAGAATTTCATGTACTCACAAAGAGTAACTTGCTGGATGGAAAAGGAATTTGCTTAAGTGTTGTAGATAATAAAGGAAACCTTCTCACAGAGGAGACTTACCCAGGAACTGACCCAGCAGCTGGTACTATTAAACTTGTGCTGACAAAAACACCTCAAACGTCTCCAGG AACAAGAGGAACATGGAGTAAACTGACTCAAAGGGCCATGGGTAAAGACACACCTGTCAGTGGCCACATTGATATTATACGACCTGATGGCTCTCGGGAAATTGTGAACTCCACAAATCAGAACTGTCTGTTTCATGCTGTCATCCAAGCAACAACTAAAGACCCAAATGATGTTGTACAACAAAAAGCCACAGAACTCAGGAGCAAAGTCAGTCAGGAG GACAGGGAGCCTCCGGGCTGCAGGTGA